A region from the Palaemon carinicauda isolate YSFRI2023 chromosome 16, ASM3689809v2, whole genome shotgun sequence genome encodes:
- the LOC137655924 gene encoding tropomyosin-like, with protein sequence MDREEMERLQAAAYNGAHLFAGETMEHTETEEVNEKDLSEELDEAGDGIQKETAKVNDLQNISEELEGAKVGEIEFSNNSLANIALEDDLERANKNIESLKVGLEKADARNDKLRIELLAKASVENELEKAYEEIWILEKKLERATDGLKTANEKLLEKRDLEEYVESAAISRTLEDDLERADKNIESLKVGLEKADARNDKLRIELLAKASVENELEKAYEEIWILEKKLERATDGLKTANEKLLEKRDLEEYVESAAISRS encoded by the exons atggatcgggaggaaatggagagattaCAAGCAGCGGCCTACAATGGGGCACATCTTTTTGCAGGAGAAACTATGGAACATACAGAGACGGAGGAAGTAAATGAAAAGGACCTAAGTGAGGAGTTGGATGAAGCAGGAGATGGAATTCAGAAAGAAACCGCAAAGGTAAATGACTTACAAAACATCAGCGAGGAGTTGGAAGGCGCAAAGGTAGGAGAAATTGAGTTTTCTAATAATAGTCTCGCTAATATAGCTTTAGAGGATGATTTAGAAAGAGCCAATAAGAATATTGAATCTCTTAAGGTAGGTCTAGAAAAGGCTGATGCTCGAAACGATAAACTTCGTATTGAACTTTTGGCCAAGGCATCTGTAGAAAATGAATTAGAAAAGGCCTATGAGGAAATTTGGATACTCGAGAAGAAGTTGGAAAGAGCAACGGATGGTCTGAAGACAGCCAACGAGAAACTTTTGGAAAAGAGAGACTTGGAAGAATACGTTGAAAGTGCAGCTATCAGCAGAA CTTTAGAGGATGATTTAGAAAGAGCCGATAAGAATATTGAATCTCTTAAGGTAGGTCTAGAAAAGGCTGATGCTCGAAACGATAAACTTCGTATTGAACTTTTGGCCAAGGCATCTGTAGAAAATGAATTAGAAAAGGCCTATGAGGAAATTTGGATACTCGAGAAGAAGTTGGAAAGAGCAACGGATGGTCTGAAGACAGCCAACGAGAAACTTTTGGAAAAGAGAGACTTGGAAGAATACGTTGAAAGTGCAGCTATCAGCAGAAGTTAG